The following coding sequences lie in one Halomonas sp. 'Soap Lake #6' genomic window:
- a CDS encoding acetyltransferase: MKIENVKKSDYPQLLEIWEASVRATHDFLAEEDLQELKPLILEHYFDAVELNVAKSSESDILGFCGVSDGNIEMLFISPTARGKGIGLLLATHAIKTQGATKVDVNEQNEQALGFYKHIGFSVAGRSPLDGQGKPYPLLHMELSKKSK, translated from the coding sequence ATGAAGATAGAGAACGTAAAAAAATCAGATTACCCCCAGCTGTTGGAAATTTGGGAGGCATCAGTGCGAGCCACTCATGACTTCCTGGCTGAGGAAGATCTTCAGGAGCTCAAGCCACTTATTCTTGAGCACTACTTTGATGCCGTTGAGCTTAATGTCGCTAAAAGTAGTGAGAGTGATATATTGGGCTTTTGTGGCGTTAGCGATGGCAATATTGAGATGTTATTCATTTCACCTACTGCGCGTGGCAAGGGGATTGGTTTATTGTTGGCGACCCATGCTATCAAAACACAGGGAGCTACCAAGGTTGATGTTAACGAGCAAAATGAGCAAGCGCTGGGGTTCTATAAGCACATAGGATTCTCGGTGGCCGGGCGGTCGCCGCTAGATGGTCAGGGCAAGCCTTATCCTCTTCTGCATATGGAATTGTCGAAAAAATCAAAGTGA
- a CDS encoding DUF1456 family protein: MTNNDIFRRIRYTFDLKDSTIVSIFSLAEVSVSQEQVTAWLKKDDDDAFVTMKNRELAAFLNGFISFKRGKREGPQPVPESQLNNNMVFQKLRIALNLKADDILEVFELVGLPLSHHELSAFFRKPSHKNYRECKDQMLRNFLLGIQLQLRPNSNGSGADV; the protein is encoded by the coding sequence TTGACCAACAATGATATTTTTCGCCGTATACGTTACACCTTTGATTTAAAAGATAGCACCATAGTGAGTATCTTCTCGCTGGCGGAAGTCAGTGTGAGCCAAGAGCAGGTAACCGCTTGGCTGAAAAAGGATGACGACGACGCCTTTGTGACGATGAAGAACAGAGAACTGGCGGCGTTTCTGAATGGGTTTATCAGCTTTAAACGTGGCAAGCGCGAAGGCCCACAGCCAGTCCCTGAGTCGCAGCTAAACAATAATATGGTGTTCCAGAAGCTGCGCATTGCGCTGAATTTAAAAGCAGACGATATTTTAGAGGTGTTTGAGCTGGTGGGCTTACCGCTAAGCCACCATGAACTTAGCGCCTTTTTCCGTAAGCCAAGCCATAAAAATTATCGTGAATGTAAAGACCAAATGCTGCGCAATTTCTTACTCGGCATCCAGTTACAATTACGACCAAATTCTAACGGTTCAGGCGCAGATGTTTGA
- a CDS encoding SRPBCC family protein yields MAKPEFVYVIYIDTTPERVWKALTSSEFTRQYWGGRRIESDWEMGAAVNLIKEDGSLDWSGKVLEADPPKRLSYTFDPAVDDEMPGYEGERVDLLDPEKPSRVTFEVAEYMGKVRLTLIHDQFEQGSKVLQGISVGWPAILSSLKSLLEHGEPLFPNWR; encoded by the coding sequence ATGGCCAAGCCGGAATTTGTATACGTTATCTACATCGATACGACGCCTGAGAGAGTCTGGAAAGCACTTACAAGCTCTGAGTTTACGCGGCAATATTGGGGAGGGCGCCGCATCGAGTCAGATTGGGAGATGGGAGCAGCGGTCAACCTCATTAAAGAAGATGGCTCCCTCGATTGGTCTGGCAAAGTGCTTGAAGCGGATCCGCCGAAACGTTTGTCATACACGTTTGACCCTGCCGTGGATGATGAAATGCCGGGCTATGAAGGTGAAAGGGTTGATCTTCTCGACCCGGAAAAACCATCACGAGTTACGTTCGAAGTTGCAGAGTATATGGGCAAGGTTCGTTTGACGTTGATTCACGATCAGTTTGAGCAGGGCAGCAAAGTGCTTCAGGGCATCAGCGTAGGCTGGCCTGCTATCCTCTCCAGCCTGAAATCTTTGCTTGAGCATGGTGAACCCCTTTTCCCTAACTGGCGGTAA
- a CDS encoding isochorismatase family protein gives MTQPKTALLLIDVQASFPARDYWLESLAQDWRPKQRAVLDAAQASKTPVVRILHEEPGSQGPFDPAVGLIRPLDGFADIAAVTFHKRVHNAFTDTSLENWLRERGIERLAISGIRTEQCCETTARVASDLGFSVDFISDATLTFPMTRHGITWSADDIKARTELVLEDRFARIISTQDLINEWQNKRE, from the coding sequence ATGACCCAGCCTAAAACCGCATTATTATTAATTGACGTTCAAGCCTCCTTTCCCGCCCGCGATTACTGGCTAGAATCACTAGCTCAAGACTGGCGACCCAAGCAGCGGGCAGTACTGGATGCCGCACAGGCAAGCAAGACTCCCGTTGTGCGCATTCTGCATGAAGAGCCTGGCAGCCAAGGACCTTTTGACCCTGCCGTTGGCCTAATTCGTCCGCTTGATGGTTTTGCCGACATAGCAGCAGTGACATTTCACAAACGTGTCCATAACGCCTTCACCGATACCTCGCTTGAAAACTGGCTACGCGAACGTGGCATTGAACGACTTGCCATTAGCGGTATTCGCACCGAGCAATGCTGCGAAACAACCGCCCGGGTGGCGTCAGATTTAGGATTTAGCGTCGATTTTATTAGCGATGCTACCCTAACGTTCCCTATGACACGCCACGGCATCACTTGGTCAGCGGATGATATAAAGGCACGCACCGAGTTGGTACTGGAAGACCGCTTTGCGCGTATTATCAGTACACAGGACTTGATTAACGAATGGCAAAACAAACGTGAGTGA
- a CDS encoding alternative oxidase, with protein sequence MAADNHSTNSTKTDTQQKHYQPRGLSDRIAYRLVRFMRFFADVFFAGRYGHRAVILETVAAVPGMVGGAIQHLHALRRIKDDDGWIRTLLDEAENERMHLMTFIEVAKPNRLERFIIMVAQGIFFNLFFLLYLCSSKTAHRVVGYLEEEAVYSYTEYLEGIDRGEYENIPAPQIAIDYWNLPQDARLREVVIAVRADEADHRDTNHDFADQLSKQADQ encoded by the coding sequence ATGGCAGCTGATAACCACTCAACTAATTCAACCAAAACAGATACGCAGCAGAAGCATTACCAGCCACGCGGGCTTTCAGATCGAATCGCTTATCGACTGGTACGCTTTATGCGTTTTTTTGCGGATGTTTTTTTTGCGGGCCGCTACGGTCACCGAGCGGTTATTTTAGAAACGGTGGCCGCCGTGCCTGGCATGGTCGGAGGCGCAATTCAGCACTTACATGCCCTACGGCGAATTAAAGATGATGATGGCTGGATTCGCACGCTATTAGATGAAGCCGAGAACGAGCGCATGCACTTAATGACGTTTATCGAGGTGGCGAAACCTAACCGCTTAGAGCGGTTCATTATTATGGTTGCGCAAGGTATTTTCTTTAACCTATTTTTCCTGCTTTACCTCTGCTCCAGCAAAACCGCCCACCGCGTGGTAGGTTACTTAGAAGAGGAAGCCGTTTATAGCTACACCGAATACTTGGAAGGCATAGACCGTGGCGAATACGAGAACATTCCCGCACCACAAATCGCCATCGATTACTGGAACCTGCCACAGGATGCCCGACTACGTGAAGTGGTAATTGCAGTAAGGGCCGATGAAGCAGACCACCGCGACACCAACCACGACTTTGCCGACCAACTATCGAAGCAAGCTGACCAGTAA
- a CDS encoding GlxA family transcriptional regulator, with translation MSEKQQNSQPLAQRAKALRIAVLMMPGQVPLDLVGPLQVLQCADRLSIDVQVHYIGPKAAMQWLGPLTLSGIDTLPEQLSPQHLLLVPGQYRNSLEPLAQQECISWLKANARYADTLMTVCSGALLLADAGLLEGRRCTTHHTLIDQLQAKAPTAKVQSDCIFIEDGRYLTSAGISTGIDTMLYWLTRACGHSLALAVAREMVLYLRRSGQEPQLGAWLEGRNHVDERLHRAQDAICAAPSQKWPIETLAAQAAMSERHFRRRFKNLTGMLVGDYIIGLRMQRAKTLMTETTWTLARIAEASGFGDERQLRRIWARQEKVPPSVWRQTRFQRLLD, from the coding sequence GTGAGTGAAAAGCAGCAAAATAGCCAGCCGCTTGCCCAAAGAGCAAAAGCGTTGCGGATTGCGGTATTGATGATGCCAGGCCAAGTGCCTCTTGATCTGGTTGGCCCACTTCAGGTGTTGCAGTGTGCTGACCGGCTTTCAATAGATGTTCAGGTGCACTATATCGGCCCAAAAGCAGCCATGCAGTGGCTAGGACCGCTGACCCTTAGCGGTATTGATACTTTACCTGAGCAGCTTTCCCCTCAACATCTACTGCTTGTTCCAGGGCAGTATCGCAATAGTCTTGAGCCATTGGCACAACAGGAGTGTATCAGCTGGCTCAAGGCAAACGCTCGCTATGCGGATACGCTAATGACCGTTTGCTCCGGCGCGCTATTGCTTGCTGATGCGGGCTTATTAGAGGGACGACGCTGCACGACGCACCACACGTTAATCGATCAGTTACAGGCTAAAGCCCCAACAGCCAAAGTGCAAAGCGACTGTATTTTTATCGAAGATGGCCGCTATTTAACCAGTGCCGGAATTTCAACCGGTATTGATACTATGCTGTACTGGTTAACCCGCGCTTGTGGCCATTCACTGGCCTTGGCGGTAGCGCGGGAAATGGTGCTGTATCTTCGCCGCAGCGGACAGGAACCTCAGCTTGGTGCTTGGCTTGAGGGCCGCAATCATGTGGATGAACGGCTACATCGCGCGCAAGATGCAATATGCGCCGCGCCCTCTCAAAAGTGGCCTATCGAAACGCTGGCGGCTCAGGCAGCCATGAGCGAGCGTCATTTCCGACGCCGATTCAAAAACCTTACTGGTATGCTGGTGGGCGATTACATCATCGGGTTACGTATGCAGAGAGCCAAAACGTTAATGACCGAGACCACATGGACACTTGCGCGCATCGCCGAAGCATCCGGGTTCGGTGATGAACGACAACTGCGGCGCATCTGGGCTCGCCAAGAGAAAGTACCGCCTAGTGTATGGCGCCAGACACGCTTTCAAAGGCTGCTTGATTGA
- a CDS encoding carboxymuconolactone decarboxylase family protein, giving the protein MSTRISQQSVYRLVPRLAKHLAALGNVADSTVNRTIIHLVNLRVSQINHCCFCQHMHTQEARDDGEHQVRLDVLPAWREAPCFSTQERAALAWAEALTLINQQPIISEETYQNALAAFGEHGLVELTTIIVQINSWNRISVGFQFAPDISI; this is encoded by the coding sequence ATGTCTACTCGTATATCTCAACAGTCAGTGTATCGCCTTGTCCCACGCCTAGCTAAACACTTGGCTGCATTAGGCAACGTTGCAGACTCAACGGTTAATCGCACGATAATTCACTTAGTAAATCTGCGTGTTTCGCAAATTAACCACTGCTGCTTTTGTCAGCACATGCATACACAAGAAGCTAGAGACGATGGCGAGCATCAGGTTCGTCTAGACGTATTACCTGCTTGGCGTGAAGCTCCCTGCTTCAGCACGCAAGAGCGCGCCGCACTTGCCTGGGCCGAAGCACTCACATTAATCAACCAGCAGCCCATCATCAGTGAAGAAACCTACCAAAACGCGTTAGCTGCGTTTGGCGAGCATGGGCTGGTTGAGCTGACGACCATAATTGTTCAAATCAACAGCTGGAATCGGATATCCGTGGGCTTTCAGTTTGCACCCGACATCAGTATTTAA
- a CDS encoding NfeD family protein, translating into MKALAHKYHWLWIFIAGVFMASLSFTWQALAQSSAGNAVVLNVEGAIGPATKDYFERGMRHARDQGSELVVVELNTPGGLVDTTRDMIQAMLNADIPVVMYVSPSGARAASAGTYLLYGSHVAAMAPATHLGSATPIQMGGGGLVSRDAEEGAAEESEEATDRPSREGSAMERKVMEDAVSFIRGLAERHGRNADWAEEAVRDAVNLTASRALEQNVINVVARDLDDLLAQIDGMAVVMERGEYTLATSNLTIERFDPDWRTQLLSLITNPNIAYFLMIIGFYGIIFELSSPGSLFPGTIGVICLLLALFAFQVLPINYAGLALVLVGIALMVGEALLPSFGVLGGGGVVAFVLGSVMLMDGEHLAISLPLIGGVALVSGCLMVWTMTRFAALRRRPVHSGAEQLIGADAIALEDFHTQGHVRLHGERWNAVCDVPVKQGDTLKVVRLDGLTVHVLPD; encoded by the coding sequence ATGAAAGCTCTTGCCCACAAATACCATTGGCTTTGGATATTTATTGCTGGTGTCTTCATGGCCTCTCTTTCATTTACTTGGCAAGCGTTGGCGCAGAGCAGTGCTGGCAACGCTGTGGTACTAAACGTTGAGGGGGCTATTGGCCCAGCCACTAAGGACTATTTTGAACGAGGCATGCGTCATGCGCGTGACCAGGGGAGTGAGCTGGTTGTTGTCGAGCTCAACACGCCAGGTGGGTTGGTAGATACGACCCGTGACATGATCCAAGCCATGTTGAATGCCGATATACCTGTAGTTATGTATGTATCGCCCAGCGGAGCAAGGGCGGCAAGTGCAGGCACCTACCTACTATATGGCAGCCATGTGGCTGCCATGGCACCAGCAACACATCTGGGCTCTGCGACACCAATACAAATGGGCGGAGGCGGACTGGTGAGCAGAGATGCTGAAGAGGGCGCTGCTGAAGAGAGCGAGGAGGCTACTGATAGGCCAAGCCGTGAAGGCAGTGCAATGGAACGTAAAGTGATGGAAGACGCAGTGAGTTTTATCCGAGGCCTGGCTGAGCGCCACGGGCGTAATGCTGATTGGGCTGAAGAGGCGGTTCGAGATGCGGTAAATCTCACTGCTAGCCGGGCATTGGAGCAAAACGTAATCAATGTGGTGGCGCGTGATCTTGATGATCTGCTGGCGCAGATCGACGGCATGGCGGTCGTGATGGAGCGCGGAGAATATACGCTGGCGACTTCGAATCTTACCATTGAGCGCTTCGACCCTGATTGGCGCACCCAGCTGCTGTCGCTGATTACTAACCCCAATATCGCCTACTTCCTAATGATCATTGGCTTTTATGGGATAATTTTTGAACTCTCCAGCCCTGGAAGCCTGTTCCCTGGCACTATCGGAGTCATTTGTCTGCTGCTGGCGCTCTTTGCCTTCCAGGTACTGCCCATCAATTATGCTGGGCTTGCACTAGTCTTAGTAGGAATAGCGCTAATGGTGGGGGAAGCACTGCTACCTAGTTTTGGCGTATTAGGAGGGGGAGGCGTTGTCGCCTTTGTGCTTGGTTCGGTGATGTTGATGGACGGTGAACACTTAGCTATATCGCTACCGCTAATTGGCGGAGTGGCGTTGGTGTCAGGCTGCTTGATGGTGTGGACAATGACACGTTTTGCCGCGCTGCGCAGGCGCCCCGTACACAGTGGTGCAGAACAGCTGATTGGTGCGGATGCGATTGCATTAGAAGACTTTCATACCCAAGGCCATGTTCGCCTGCATGGTGAGCGCTGGAACGCGGTGTGTGACGTGCCCGTTAAGCAGGGCGATACCTTAAAGGTAGTGCGGCTTGATGGGTTAACTGTGCATGTGCTCCCCGACTGA
- a CDS encoding nucleotidyltransferase family protein, which yields MDHEAVIKHWVTNDPVRMEALTAASEQKLPGWCLAAGFVRNLAWDKLHGFTSSTPLNDIDLIYFDQQDISNSRDREIERELRAVSKLPWSVKNQARMHERNMDGPYTSTEDAMSFWVEVETAVGAALDDDGDVLIVAPFGIKPLFDYTITLNPKRPKRTDFEARICSKRWLQTWPRLVVNA from the coding sequence ATGGATCATGAAGCGGTGATCAAACATTGGGTGACGAATGATCCGGTGCGGATGGAGGCGCTTACTGCTGCATCTGAGCAGAAACTGCCGGGTTGGTGCCTCGCTGCTGGATTCGTTAGAAACTTGGCATGGGACAAACTACATGGCTTTACATCGAGTACGCCGCTAAACGACATTGATTTAATTTACTTTGATCAGCAAGACATAAGTAATTCTCGTGATCGGGAAATTGAACGTGAGTTAAGGGCCGTCTCGAAGCTCCCATGGTCGGTAAAAAACCAGGCAAGAATGCACGAGCGGAATATGGATGGTCCGTACACTTCAACAGAGGATGCGATGAGCTTTTGGGTTGAAGTAGAGACTGCGGTAGGGGCTGCTTTGGATGATGATGGAGACGTCCTCATTGTAGCCCCCTTTGGTATTAAGCCCCTGTTTGACTACACCATTACGTTAAATCCCAAACGACCCAAACGAACGGATTTTGAAGCTCGAATATGCAGTAAACGGTGGCTGCAAACCTGGCCAAGATTGGTAGTAAATGCCTAA
- a CDS encoding LysE family translocator: MNSDVKVMAMGTEIWLLYVSTVFILMSTPGPSQLLMLSNSISNGFHRSLFTAAGDLSANFLQMIVASIGLVSIIQQSGDFFTVVKWAGVAYLSYLGLRLIFSQKASNANLASQVRSSRSLYWQGFVTSAANPKAVIFFAALFPQFINPSEPLLHQFAILSATYLIMDAVFLFSYGKSAEWVSTKLKSSARQYLGKVSGSFLIGAAVLLGLKDVDTNL, encoded by the coding sequence ATGAATTCAGACGTTAAGGTAATGGCTATGGGAACGGAAATTTGGCTTTTGTATGTCAGCACCGTATTCATTTTAATGAGCACGCCGGGCCCTAGCCAACTTCTGATGCTTTCAAATAGTATTAGTAATGGCTTTCACCGATCACTATTTACCGCCGCTGGCGATTTGTCAGCCAATTTTTTACAGATGATTGTCGCCTCGATAGGCTTGGTGAGCATTATTCAGCAATCGGGTGATTTCTTTACCGTTGTGAAGTGGGCGGGAGTGGCATATTTATCGTACTTAGGTTTGCGGTTAATTTTTTCTCAGAAAGCCAGCAATGCCAATCTGGCCAGCCAAGTAAGGTCAAGCCGTAGCTTGTATTGGCAAGGCTTTGTTACTTCAGCTGCCAATCCTAAAGCTGTTATCTTTTTCGCTGCCCTATTTCCACAGTTTATTAACCCCTCTGAGCCCCTTCTTCATCAGTTTGCGATACTCAGTGCCACTTATCTCATCATGGACGCGGTTTTCTTGTTTTCCTACGGGAAATCAGCTGAATGGGTTAGTACGAAACTGAAGTCATCAGCACGCCAGTACTTAGGTAAAGTGTCTGGCTCGTTTTTGATTGGAGCAGCAGTGCTTCTAGGGTTGAAGGACGTTGACACTAACTTATAA
- a CDS encoding helix-turn-helix transcriptional regulator: protein MTDLILPSNANHLNFRHRLPDKRLTPWIQCLWSMGGPGHLTEPRTEKFYPDAGASLSIKLASSRPIITLCFNRHTLIETLDTTTPCLGIRFKAAGAHCLLGLLPEAFTDTYHCLDSELELLSWQRLRLQGLMPVVERLYQLDSQQGLQLLETWLLHRLKSRPPTNSRITTIVQAIGELQLPPQQLGATLGFTRRTLERKLKREVGVTPGQLVAYARLNRARRGLLETTLSLAEIALQCGYYDQAHFTHAFQSLTYETPAAYRKRKLSQIYKA from the coding sequence ATGACCGACCTTATCCTGCCAAGTAACGCTAACCATTTAAATTTTCGGCATCGCCTGCCTGATAAGCGCTTAACGCCCTGGATTCAGTGCCTTTGGTCCATGGGTGGCCCTGGGCATCTCACTGAACCAAGAACTGAAAAGTTCTACCCCGATGCCGGTGCTAGTCTTAGCATCAAGCTCGCCAGCTCCCGCCCCATCATCACGCTATGTTTCAACAGGCACACGTTGATAGAGACGCTCGACACTACCACCCCCTGTCTGGGGATTCGTTTTAAAGCAGCAGGCGCCCACTGCTTGTTAGGCTTGTTACCCGAAGCATTCACAGATACATATCACTGTTTGGATAGCGAGCTTGAATTACTAAGTTGGCAAAGATTAAGGCTGCAAGGATTAATGCCTGTGGTAGAGCGTCTCTACCAGTTGGACTCACAACAGGGCTTACAACTGCTGGAAACATGGTTATTACATCGACTAAAGAGTCGACCACCTACCAATAGCCGTATCACCACGATTGTTCAAGCGATTGGAGAGCTACAGCTTCCACCCCAACAGTTAGGTGCCACACTAGGGTTTACCAGACGTACCCTGGAGCGCAAATTAAAACGCGAGGTGGGCGTAACCCCAGGCCAATTAGTAGCCTATGCTCGGCTAAACCGTGCCCGCCGCGGACTGCTTGAAACCACCCTGTCCCTAGCGGAAATAGCACTGCAATGTGGCTACTATGACCAAGCTCACTTCACCCACGCCTTCCAATCACTCACCTATGAAACGCCCGCCGCCTACCGCAAGCGTAAACTGTCGCAAATTTACAAGGCGTAA
- a CDS encoding Replicative DNA helicase, protein MINTKIYKSVYDLAEKLMKAADKDDREAFDALYAELKAICTDNENTDKDHPEQWETLADFTEELEDALTGYEKALEKAIAINSKDHISSIAFSMATLQVELGQTDAAIKSLQHARTSAHGIEDNELKAEIDELLETLTTG, encoded by the coding sequence ATGATTAATACCAAGATATATAAATCTGTCTATGATTTAGCTGAAAAGCTCATGAAGGCTGCTGATAAAGATGATAGAGAGGCATTCGATGCGCTCTATGCAGAGCTGAAGGCTATTTGCACTGATAACGAAAATACCGATAAAGACCATCCAGAGCAGTGGGAAACGCTGGCTGACTTTACAGAAGAGTTAGAAGATGCTCTGACTGGCTATGAAAAAGCCCTAGAAAAAGCCATCGCCATTAATTCGAAAGACCACATTTCATCCATCGCATTTTCCATGGCGACGTTACAAGTGGAGCTGGGCCAAACAGACGCTGCTATCAAAAGCTTGCAGCATGCCAGAACCAGCGCTCATGGCATTGAAGATAACGAACTGAAAGCAGAAATCGATGAGCTGCTTGAAACGCTAACCACCGGCTAG
- a CDS encoding SRPBCC family protein, translated as MANIEHIQYIKAPASAVYQVLASAEGLAEVWTQELQFVAAIGSVNEFRFGNEKPTKMEIIKLVPDQRMEWSCVDSDPEWIGTCVSFELSEKDGITSVVLQHTGWREVTEFYRFCNYNWAIFLLSLKECCEGREGIYYQARKF; from the coding sequence ATGGCAAACATTGAGCATATACAGTACATAAAGGCCCCCGCGTCAGCTGTCTATCAAGTGCTAGCCTCTGCTGAAGGGCTGGCTGAGGTATGGACGCAGGAACTGCAGTTTGTAGCGGCAATCGGCTCAGTGAACGAGTTCAGGTTCGGCAATGAAAAGCCGACCAAGATGGAAATAATCAAGCTTGTTCCAGATCAACGAATGGAGTGGAGCTGCGTTGATTCGGATCCGGAATGGATCGGCACCTGCGTTAGCTTTGAGCTAAGTGAAAAAGATGGGATAACGTCGGTCGTCCTGCAGCATACGGGGTGGCGAGAGGTTACCGAGTTCTATCGTTTCTGTAACTACAATTGGGCTATCTTTCTCCTCAGCCTGAAAGAGTGCTGTGAGGGTAGAGAAGGTATCTATTATCAAGCTCGAAAGTTTTAG
- a CDS encoding YrhK family protein, which produces MNSKTAQRQQLPNLLGLLSSLFFFCGSLLFLPAGAIYATIGVWCFVMGSLTMFIIYAMSIKNAGKKCS; this is translated from the coding sequence ATGAACAGTAAGACGGCGCAGCGTCAACAGCTACCCAACCTTCTGGGTCTCTTATCAAGCTTATTTTTCTTCTGTGGCAGCCTTTTATTTCTGCCCGCTGGCGCGATCTATGCAACCATAGGCGTATGGTGCTTTGTGATGGGCTCACTGACCATGTTTATTATTTACGCAATGAGTATAAAAAATGCTGGTAAGAAGTGTAGCTAA
- a CDS encoding class I SAM-dependent DNA methyltransferase: protein MSVNALYTDLSGYYDLMCVDINYPAQSNAIRRLHQLFGNGGTTHLDLACGTGPHVRHFIDFGYVSSGLDINQPMLDIAAIRCPEAHFTLQDMSTFEVSVSLDLITCFLYSIHYSDGITKLEACISSVHRALKPGGVFCFNAVDKDKIDNGLSVKHSAKQENDLFTFRSGWHYSGQGEKQSLKLSIEKTSADETQLWSDEHPMVAVNFAELVTLLEPYFEVHIFEHNYDKITPWDTTSGNAIFVCVKV, encoded by the coding sequence ATGTCCGTCAACGCACTCTATACCGACCTTTCTGGCTACTACGATTTGATGTGCGTAGATATCAACTACCCAGCACAAAGCAACGCTATTCGCAGGTTGCATCAACTTTTCGGTAACGGCGGCACCACACACCTAGATTTAGCCTGTGGCACCGGCCCTCACGTACGCCATTTTATTGATTTTGGCTATGTCAGTAGCGGGCTGGATATCAACCAACCGATGCTGGATATCGCCGCCATACGTTGCCCAGAAGCGCACTTCACCTTGCAAGACATGAGTACCTTCGAGGTAAGCGTCTCTCTCGATCTAATCACCTGTTTTTTATACTCAATCCACTACAGTGATGGCATTACAAAGCTGGAAGCATGTATATCCAGTGTGCACCGCGCACTCAAGCCTGGCGGTGTTTTCTGTTTTAATGCCGTCGATAAAGATAAAATTGATAACGGTTTATCTGTTAAACACAGCGCCAAACAAGAAAACGATTTATTTACGTTCCGTTCAGGATGGCACTATAGCGGGCAGGGTGAAAAACAGTCGCTTAAGCTCAGCATTGAAAAAACCAGCGCAGACGAAACCCAGCTATGGAGCGACGAACATCCCATGGTGGCGGTCAATTTTGCAGAGTTAGTCACGCTTTTAGAACCCTACTTCGAGGTTCATATATTCGAACACAATTACGACAAAATCACTCCTTGGGATACTACCTCTGGAAACGCTATTTTTGTCTGTGTGAAGGTTTGA
- a CDS encoding GNAT family N-acetyltransferase: MQICETERLVIRALSLNDVSELNKILSDPEVMKYSIRGVCDEAATRRFIDWCLDCYASRSIGPWALVEKVSGQLIGFCGISPEEVNGVEEIGLGYRLAKQYWNKGFASEAVQAVLSSAFSQKQLSSVVVIIESENVASLKVANKAGFSAFETLEFHSRPVRLYRLTPQQWSASQNNAANTASV, from the coding sequence ATGCAGATTTGCGAAACGGAGAGGCTGGTTATACGAGCGTTGTCCTTAAACGATGTTTCCGAGTTGAATAAGATACTCAGCGACCCTGAAGTGATGAAGTACTCGATCCGCGGTGTGTGTGATGAGGCTGCGACTCGGCGGTTTATCGATTGGTGTTTAGATTGTTATGCATCTCGTAGCATTGGGCCGTGGGCCTTAGTGGAGAAGGTTTCCGGTCAGCTCATCGGTTTTTGTGGTATCAGCCCTGAAGAGGTGAATGGCGTTGAGGAGATAGGTTTGGGCTATCGGCTAGCCAAGCAGTATTGGAACAAGGGATTTGCGTCAGAAGCCGTGCAAGCGGTACTTAGTAGTGCATTTAGTCAAAAGCAACTCTCTTCGGTGGTCGTTATTATTGAGTCTGAGAATGTTGCGTCACTTAAGGTAGCTAATAAAGCTGGGTTTTCTGCGTTTGAAACCCTGGAGTTCCATAGCCGCCCAGTGAGACTGTATCGGCTAACGCCGCAGCAGTGGAGTGCATCACAAAACAACGCGGCGAACACGGCCAGTGTTTGA
- a CDS encoding DUF4019 domain-containing protein, with the protein MSKTLTCIVATLLLSLFTQVHASTNAAEAVALAWLEAIDSGQYEQAWEASSPILQRPLSPYMLGRTIGAARRDFGAVESRQRVRVSRERSMPGAPDGDYMVFTFQTRFENKARSIETITPHLEEGTWRVSGYYVK; encoded by the coding sequence ATGTCCAAAACACTGACCTGTATCGTCGCCACCTTGCTCTTATCTTTATTCACCCAGGTGCATGCAAGTACCAATGCGGCAGAGGCAGTTGCGTTGGCGTGGCTTGAAGCCATCGATAGTGGCCAGTATGAGCAGGCCTGGGAAGCCTCTTCTCCGATATTGCAAAGACCGCTTTCACCGTACATGTTAGGGCGTACCATCGGCGCGGCAAGACGAGATTTTGGTGCGGTAGAGTCGCGTCAGCGAGTGCGTGTAAGCCGTGAGCGGTCAATGCCCGGTGCGCCTGATGGCGACTACATGGTGTTCACCTTTCAAACGCGATTTGAGAACAAAGCGAGGAGCATCGAAACGATTACTCCCCACTTAGAGGAGGGGACCTGGCGGGTTAGCGGTTATTACGTGAAGTAG